The sequence ATAGAACATCTTCGGAGATTGCTGTGCGAAGCACGTTTCTAGTTCGTCTAGGTTAGGGCCAAATTCAGTTTGAGACACAGTCACAATGTTTGCCTGAACCAAACCAAACACTTGCATCGCACCCAAGTAGCTTGGTGCTTCCATCACAACCACATCATTTGGATCAACATAGGCACGAGCAATCAAATCCAGACCTTGCTGAGAGCCAGTACAAATCATTGCTGTGTGAGTTTCTGGCAGTTGGTAGCTTTGTGTTAGGTGGTCAAGCAATGGGCCGTAACCCGCAGTCGAGCCGTATTGGAAAACTTCAGGCATGTTCGCTAGGTTTTCTAGTGTAGGCTTCATTAAATCGATAGGGAATGTTTTCGCATCGGGTAAACCACCGGCCAATGAAATGACATTTGGATCGCTTGCGGCAGCGAGGATCTCTCGAATGTATGAAGATTGAATCTGTTGTAATGACTGTGCGATTTCCATGTGTTGTGTCTCGTCGTTTTTCGTTTTTATTCTATCGCTTGATATTACACGGCAATTGTAAAAATAAGCGTGTCCGTTTATGCTCTTAAACATGTCCATTTATGCTATTTAAACGATGTCGCGTCAACACATATCTCGAATCAATGATGTTCTGTTCCATATTCACCAAGACATTAGCCAACCTTTGTCTGCCAAAGCGCTCTCTGAGATCGCTGCGTATTCAGAGCAACACTTTCATCGTATCTTTAAAAGTGTGGTAGGGGAGTCATTGCATCAATACATTCGACGCACTCGAATGGAGTATGCGGCCAATCAATTAATGTTCGATACCAGCTCATCTGTGGTTGAGATCGCCCATAAATGTGGCTTTAGCTCGGTGTCTTCGTTTAGCCGCGCATTTAAAGCGACCTTTAATATGTCGCCGGGCGAGTGGCGTAAACATGACTTACAGATCGCAGAAAAACCTTACCTTAAAGATCCCGAAGTGGCGGCAGGCTATTTGAATGTCTCGCAGCGGGAGTTGCCGGAACCTAAAATTGTTGAAGTATCAGACCGAATGGCAGCTTATGTTCGACATACGGGCTATAACCGATCCATTCGTAATGCTTGGTTGATATTGAAAGCATGGGCGAACTCTGAACAGCGTGACTTTTCGAGTCAGTTTGGTTTGCATCACTCTAACCCTGCTTGGGTTGAAATGGACCAGTGTCGCTATGTAGCCTGTATCGCGATTGATGAGCCGATTAAGTACCGCAGTGTGGTTAATCAGATGGTGATTCCCGGCGGTTTGCATGCCGTGTTTCGACTTAATGGCCGTTATGGTGAGCTGCTACCACAGATCAGTATGGTATTAGAAAAATGGTTACCGGCCTCTGGTTTCAAACAACGCTCGACTCCTGCGTATGTGCATTATCATCGGAACCATTTTCTCAATAGTGATGAAGTGTTTGAGCTTGATTTCTATCTGCCAGTGAGTTTTTATTAGTAACCCCATTCTTGAGGAAAAATTATGTATCTCGTTTTGTATTGCCACAATATTGGTATGACCGATTTTTCATTCTTTGAAACGGAAGACTTCGACAAAGAAGAGGGCTATATCGTGCGAGGTAAGTGGCCGAACGAGAAAGCGTTTCGTGATTACTTGACCAAAGAGTTCGGTGAGATGAGTGAGTTTCAAATGATCGACTTAATTGCCAAAGGCGCAGAAGCAGAACACTACTCACCAGAAGAGTTGATGCGCTTAGCTGTCTAGCCGTTAGCTCAGTAACCACTAATCCAGTAACATTTAGCTCAGTAGCAACCAGCTCAGTCGCATGTTTCAAACTTCCGAATAAAGAAATGGCAGCCTGATTGGGCTGCCATTTTTCGTTTAGGTTTAGGCAATTTGCTTGAAACCTTAAGTAGTGAAATTGGGGCTATTGCGCCACTTCATCCACCAAGTACAAGATTGATTGATATGGAATGCCACTGTGGTGTGACAGTCCTATCTCACAGGTTCGGCTGTTACTGAATCCACGAGTACAGTTGCTCGGCACTTGTTCCTTAAGTGGGTGTACCGCCGCTTCATTCAGCTCTGGAGTGGTAAAACCTTTATCACCCGCCCAACCACAGCATTGAATGTGCTCAGGAACGATGACCTCTTCGGTACAGGCTTTAGCAAGGCTCAACATCGCGCCTTCTAAGCCCATTCGACGAGAGCTACAAGTCACATGCAACATCACGGTTTCTTGCAGTGGCTCAAGTGTCAGATGTTCAAGCAAGTATTGGTTCACAAACCCTGTCGGCTCTAGCACTTCTAATGGCTTGGTGAACTGCTCAATACTGCGTTTAGCACACGGGCTGGTATCCATTAATACTGGGTATTCACCCTGACGACTGGCTTGCCATAAGACTTCTTCCAGTTGTTGTGCTTTCGATTGAGCTAAGTTGGTCATTCCTTTGCTGTCGTAAGGCATGCCACAACATTGGTCATCGAGCTTCTTCGGAAGAATCACCTCAAATCCGGCTTTGTTAAGCAAAGACATGGTCACTTCAGTTAGAGGACGTTGATCGCCCGCATCGCTTTGCTGTCCCATGGTTCGACTAGCACACGAAGGCAGGTAAACTACCTTCTTATGATTGTTTGAATTTTCTGCCGTCATTGGAGAAGAGGTCAGTGTATGACTGTTGGACTGTGGCATTTCTGGCATCCAAACGGGTGTCGCACCTTTAGTCATCGAGCGCAAGCCATTGGTTAGCTTACCGACTGTGTTTGCGCCTAATACTTTACTCGCCACTTGGTTGGTTTTGAGGCCAGCCTTGGTCAGCTTAGTGGTGGTGGAGAAATGATCCGCCGTCCATTTGGCTATTGGTGTGAATTTCTGATATTTGGCAACACGAAGCTTCTTCACCAAGTCGCCAGTATTAATGCCTACCGGGCAACGCTCGGCACACAGGCCTGTCGCAGCGCAGGTATCAATGCCTTGGTACTCAAACGTCTTTTCTAGCTCGCTAGCTTCTATCTCTTCACCTGCTGCTCGGCGACGTTGCAGTTCTCGGTACAGCACAATACGTTGGCGTGGTGATAGGGTCAGTGTGCGAGACGGACAAACAGGCTCACAGAATCCACACTCAATACAGCGGTCAACAAGGTCGTCAGCAGCAGGCATCGGCTTTAAGTCTGTGATGTGGGAATTTGGATTGTCGTTAATAATAACGCCGGGGTTGAGCAGTCTTTCTGGGTCAAACAGCGCTTTGATTTGTTGCATCAAGGCGTAGCCATCTTTACCCCATTCTAATTCGACATAAGGGGCCATGTTGCGGCCAGTGCCGTGTTCTGCTTTCAGTGAACCTTGGTATTTCACCGCGACCAGTTCGGCAACGTCATCCATGAAACCGCCGTATCGATCGATCTCTTCTTGGCTGTCGAAGCCTTGAGTAAACACAAAGTGCAGGTTGCCTTCGAGGGCATGACCAAAAATGATCGCTTCGCTGTAGTCGTATTTATCGAACAGCTCTTGCAGTTCTCGAATGCCGTTAGCGAGGTTTTCAACGGGGAAAGCCACGTCTTCAATGATAACGGTAGTACCAACTTCACGAACCGCGCCAACCGCTGGGAACATACCTTTACGAATGCCCCACAGAGTTGCGACTGTCTTTGGATCGGAAGTGAAAGGCACTGATTCAACAATCGTGTAATCAGCTAATGCGTCCAAAATTGATTTACATTGTAAATCTAAGTCCTGCTGGGAGCTGGCGTGTGATTCAACTAAAATCGCCGCCGCTTCTAAATCTAAGCTCGGCATAAACGCAGGCATACCTGGTTTATCCGCGACTGAACGTAGTGCTCTGCCGTCCATCAACTCAACCGCGGCAACTGGAGTTTTAGACAGAGTAGTGACGGCTTTACTGGCTTGCTCGATGTCGGCAAACACTAACAGTGCTGAGGCTTTATTCGGGTGTTCAATCACCGTGTTGTAGGTGATCTCAGCGATGAAGCCTAGCGTGCCCTCTGAACCAATCATCAGATGTTTAATGATCTCGATTGGATCGTGATAATCGACCAAGGCATTGAGCGCGTAGCCCGTGGTGTTCTTAAGGCGGTATTTATGACGGATTCTGTCGGCGAGTTCTTGATTCGAGCTGGTTTGACGGTGCAGTTCAACAATGCCATCAAACAGCGCTTTGTGTGATTGTTTGAAGGCTTCAACGCTTGCACTATCTGCTGTGTCTAAAAGGGTGCCATCGCTGAGTACGACTTTCATACTTTCGACGGTGCGATAAGAGTTTTGCGCGGTACCGCAACACATACCACTGGCGTTGTTCGCTGCAATTCCACCAATTTTACAGGTGTTGATAGAGGCTGGATCTGGGCCGATTTTACGTTGGAAAGGGGCGAGGTACTTATTAGCATCGGCGCCAATCACGCCGGGTTGCAGGATAATTTGATTACCGTTATTGACGATTTCGTGGCCACGCCAGTCATCGGTCAGAGTGATGAGTATCGAATCTGAAACCGCTTGCCCTGAAAGACTGGTACCTGCGGCGCGGAAGGTAAAGTGAATACCGAGTTCACGACAGCTTTGAATGGTGAAAATCACTTCGTCTAAGTTCTTAAGCCTTAGAACCATTTTCGGCACCAAGCGATAAAAACTCGCATCGGTGCCGTAAGCCAAGCGCTTTGCCTCTTGAGTGACAATGCGTTCCGTTTCTATTTTTTGAGCCAGTATCGCTTCAAGCTGCTGATAAGCTTGTGCGTCTACTACTCGCTCATTAGATGTGGTTGTCTCCATCTTTGCTTCCTTGTGCTTCTTATTTGGCACTGGTTAGGGCGTGTTGACCTTTCGTGGTTAAATTTTGTTCGAGATAAAAGCGTTTTAATCGCGGCGAGGGGGAAGTAGCCTAGTCACTCTAAGCAAATCCCCCTCAACAAAGAGTAAAACGCTTTTAGCCGAACCCTTCGGGCAGCGTTTGCTGGCCATTTCTACTACGTTATCGGCTTCTCATGTAGGCTAGCTACACATCGACGCCTCTGCCTTGTATAAATACCCAGCAACTCGCTGCAAAAATCAGCTCGAAAGATCAACACGCCCTAGTTTTTAATTTTATTTTCCAGTGCTTAAACGGTGTCACAACGGCTGTGGAATTGCTGTGACACCGATTGAACTTCAGTCTAAGTAGACCAAAGCATTAGTCCGAATCTGAATCCGAGTCGTGGCGGGTTAATCTAACCCCACCAAAGATTCACGAGTTAAGTCTTTGATTGTCTTTGCACCTGTTAATGTCATCGCAACACGCATCTCTTTATCGTAAAGGTCGAGTAGGTTTTCAACACCTGCTTGTCCTTGCGCTGCTAATGCGTAAACGAAAGAACGGCCAAGCAAAGTGCAATCCGCGCCCATTGCCATCATACGAACCACATCTAAACCTGTCCGGATACCTGAGTCGACCAGAATCTTGGTGTCGCCTTTAACTGCGTCAGCAATCGCAGGCAGCGCTTTGGCACTTGATAGAACGCCGTCAAGCTGACGACCACCGTGGTTTGAAACGACGATGCCGTCTGCGCCAAATCTCACCGCGTCTTTTGCATCTTCTTCGTCGAGAATACCTTTGATGACCATTGGGCCGTCCCAGAAATCACGAATCCACTCTAGGTCTTTCCATGAAATTGACGGATCGAAGTTATCACCCAACCAACCGATGTAGTCTTCCAGTTTGGTAGGAGAGCCACGGTAAGTAGAGATGTTGCCTAGGTCATGTGGTTTCCCCAGCAAGCCGACATCCACCGCCCAACTAGGATGACGCATAGATTGGAATACGCGGCGTACTGCTGCATTTGGCCCACTCATTCCGGAATGCATGTCACGGTAACGTGCCCCGGGTACTGGCATATCAACGGTGAAGACCAGTGTGGTCACGCCTGCTGCTTTTGCACGCTCAAGCACGTTCTTCATGAAGCCGCGATCTTTGAGCACGTAAAGCTGGAACCACATTGGGCGTTCAATCTTAGGTGCAACCTCTTCTATTGGACATACCGACACGGTCGACATCGTAAAAGGGATGCCTTTGTTATCTGCTGCTTTTGCTGCCTGTACTTCACCACGTCGCGCGTACATGCCCGTTAGACCAACAGGAGCCAGTGCGATTGGCATTGCTAGCTTTTCGCCAAATAGCTCGGTTTCTAAATTTAGATCCGACATGTCATTGAGTACACGTTGCTTGAGCGCGATTTCTGCCAGATCGGCCGTGTTGCGGCGTAAGGTGTGTTCTCCGTAAGAACCGCCGTCAATGTAGTGGAAAAGAAACGGTGGCAATTTAGCTTTTGCTGCGGCGCGGTAATCAGTCGATGCGGATATGATCATAATTTCAGTCCTAAATTCTTGGGATGTTGCTCTTCTATGAGAGCTTGGCTTGGGCTGCTTTAATTCTTAATAAAATGGCGTTAATACCCGAGGGTGTTGATGTGTTTTAGTATCCATTCCGAAACTCATCAACTGTCTTGTTAGACGGTGTTGCAGTCGGGGAATTGAGTATTAACGCCAAGTACTTTTGTCACGACTTACGGGTTTACATAAGTGCGTCTGTCATTTTGAAGCCGTAGATAACCACTAGGCCGATGATTCCTGTCATCACCAAGTAGTAAAACGTTGGGATGATTGTCTTACGTAGGGTTGCGCCTTCGCGTCCTAATAAGCCCACGGTTGCTGATGCGGCTACCACGTTGTGAATCGCAATCATGTTACCGGCTGCTGCACCAACGGCTTGCAGAGCAACAACCACTGCACTAGAGATAGTCAGAGTTTGCGCGACTTCGAATTGGAATTGGCTGAACATCATGTTTGAAACCGTGTTCGAACCTGCAATGAAGGCACCTAGCGCACCAACCGTGGCACTCAGCGCTGGGAATGCGCCGCCGACTAGGTCAGCTGCGAAGTTGGCAGTAGTTACTGGCATACTTGCCAAATCAGCGCCGTTAACACCAGAGTTAATGAAGATACGAACCATTGGGATGGTGAACACCAATACAAAGCCTGCACCAATCAGTGTCTTGCTCGACTCACCAAAGGCTTTAGCCAGTGGAGCTGCGCTGCGTGATTGCATTAGAACCGCAACTAGCGCGACGAAGACCAAGATGCCGCCTGGTAGATACAGAGGTTGAATAGCAGTGCTTACGCCAGTCTCGCCAAGGATGTTGCTGAACGATAAGCTCACGCTCTTAAGCAGGCCTTTGAACTCAGGGCTCACACGGCTAGCAACCAGAGTCATAGCGAGCAGCACGTAAGGTGCCCATGCCATCGCCATACTCATCTTCTTGTGGCCTTGGTTGTCGTCTAGATCGATTTTCAGAGAACCTAGCCATTCTGCTGGCCATTTGTCTTCGCTTTCAAAATCCCATTTTGATTTTGGAACTAGGAAGCCACGTTTTGCTGCAGTAACCACAATTGCTAGGCCAACCAGACCACCAATCAATGATGGGAATTCTGCGCCTAGGAAGACACCAGTCAGTGCGTAAGGAATAGTGAAAGCAGCACCCGCGAACAGTGCGAACGGTAGGATATCTAAACCTTCAGTCCAGCTTTTGTTTTTACCGAAGAAACGAGTCAGCATCATTGCCATCAGCACAGGCATCATCACACCGACAGAAGCGTGAATCAGCGCGACACTTGACGTGATTTGTTGTAGGTAAGCATCCCAAGTAGAGCCGTGAGCAATCAGGCTTTCACCGATGTTGTGCGTGTCCAAACCTTTGTTCACACCGACGATAATTGGAGTGCCAACCGCGCCGAATGATACTGGTGTCGATTGGATCATCATGCCCATCAGTACCGCAGCAAGCGCAGGGAAGCCGATAGCAACCAGTAGCGGTGCTGCAATAGCTGCAGGTGTGCCGAAGCCAGATGCCCCCTCAATGA is a genomic window of Vibrio crassostreae containing:
- a CDS encoding AraC family transcriptional regulator; this encodes MSRQHISRINDVLFHIHQDISQPLSAKALSEIAAYSEQHFHRIFKSVVGESLHQYIRRTRMEYAANQLMFDTSSSVVEIAHKCGFSSVSSFSRAFKATFNMSPGEWRKHDLQIAEKPYLKDPEVAAGYLNVSQRELPEPKIVEVSDRMAAYVRHTGYNRSIRNAWLILKAWANSEQRDFSSQFGLHHSNPAWVEMDQCRYVACIAIDEPIKYRSVVNQMVIPGGLHAVFRLNGRYGELLPQISMVLEKWLPASGFKQRSTPAYVHYHRNHFLNSDEVFELDFYLPVSFY
- a CDS encoding FAD-binding and (Fe-S)-binding domain-containing protein; translated protein: METTTSNERVVDAQAYQQLEAILAQKIETERIVTQEAKRLAYGTDASFYRLVPKMVLRLKNLDEVIFTIQSCRELGIHFTFRAAGTSLSGQAVSDSILITLTDDWRGHEIVNNGNQIILQPGVIGADANKYLAPFQRKIGPDPASINTCKIGGIAANNASGMCCGTAQNSYRTVESMKVVLSDGTLLDTADSASVEAFKQSHKALFDGIVELHRQTSSNQELADRIRHKYRLKNTTGYALNALVDYHDPIEIIKHLMIGSEGTLGFIAEITYNTVIEHPNKASALLVFADIEQASKAVTTLSKTPVAAVELMDGRALRSVADKPGMPAFMPSLDLEAAAILVESHASSQQDLDLQCKSILDALADYTIVESVPFTSDPKTVATLWGIRKGMFPAVGAVREVGTTVIIEDVAFPVENLANGIRELQELFDKYDYSEAIIFGHALEGNLHFVFTQGFDSQEEIDRYGGFMDDVAELVAVKYQGSLKAEHGTGRNMAPYVELEWGKDGYALMQQIKALFDPERLLNPGVIINDNPNSHITDLKPMPAADDLVDRCIECGFCEPVCPSRTLTLSPRQRIVLYRELQRRRAAGEEIEASELEKTFEYQGIDTCAATGLCAERCPVGINTGDLVKKLRVAKYQKFTPIAKWTADHFSTTTKLTKAGLKTNQVASKVLGANTVGKLTNGLRSMTKGATPVWMPEMPQSNSHTLTSSPMTAENSNNHKKVVYLPSCASRTMGQQSDAGDQRPLTEVTMSLLNKAGFEVILPKKLDDQCCGMPYDSKGMTNLAQSKAQQLEEVLWQASRQGEYPVLMDTSPCAKRSIEQFTKPLEVLEPTGFVNQYLLEHLTLEPLQETVMLHVTCSSRRMGLEGAMLSLAKACTEEVIVPEHIQCCGWAGDKGFTTPELNEAAVHPLKEQVPSNCTRGFSNSRTCEIGLSHHSGIPYQSILYLVDEVAQ
- the lldD gene encoding FMN-dependent L-lactate dehydrogenase LldD → MIISASTDYRAAAKAKLPPFLFHYIDGGSYGEHTLRRNTADLAEIALKQRVLNDMSDLNLETELFGEKLAMPIALAPVGLTGMYARRGEVQAAKAADNKGIPFTMSTVSVCPIEEVAPKIERPMWFQLYVLKDRGFMKNVLERAKAAGVTTLVFTVDMPVPGARYRDMHSGMSGPNAAVRRVFQSMRHPSWAVDVGLLGKPHDLGNISTYRGSPTKLEDYIGWLGDNFDPSISWKDLEWIRDFWDGPMVIKGILDEEDAKDAVRFGADGIVVSNHGGRQLDGVLSSAKALPAIADAVKGDTKILVDSGIRTGLDVVRMMAMGADCTLLGRSFVYALAAQGQAGVENLLDLYDKEMRVAMTLTGAKTIKDLTRESLVGLD
- a CDS encoding L-lactate permease, whose translation is MSETLLALLAFSPIVVAAILLVGLNWPAKKAMPVAFALTVAIALFAWDMSGTRVLASVFQGFGITVSVLWIVFGAIFLLNTLKHTGAITTIRNGFTDISADRRVQAIIIAWCFGSFIEGASGFGTPAAIAAPLLVAIGFPALAAVLMGMMIQSTPVSFGAVGTPIIVGVNKGLDTHNIGESLIAHGSTWDAYLQQITSSVALIHASVGVMMPVLMAMMLTRFFGKNKSWTEGLDILPFALFAGAAFTIPYALTGVFLGAEFPSLIGGLVGLAIVVTAAKRGFLVPKSKWDFESEDKWPAEWLGSLKIDLDDNQGHKKMSMAMAWAPYVLLAMTLVASRVSPEFKGLLKSVSLSFSNILGETGVSTAIQPLYLPGGILVFVALVAVLMQSRSAAPLAKAFGESSKTLIGAGFVLVFTIPMVRIFINSGVNGADLASMPVTTANFAADLVGGAFPALSATVGALGAFIAGSNTVSNMMFSQFQFEVAQTLTISSAVVVALQAVGAAAGNMIAIHNVVAASATVGLLGREGATLRKTIIPTFYYLVMTGIIGLVVIYGFKMTDALM